Below is a window of Sporosarcina ureae DNA.
GAATTACTTGGCTATGAACGGCAACTTTCTAAAGAAGCCATTCAAACTCACTATTACGAATTCGCTGCCCGCTTTGGTAAAGAACCGTTTTCGCATGTCTATACGGAAGTAGAATCACAAGTCAAAATCTACTATCACGATCCTGCATTCCTGCTGCAAATGAGTATTTTATTGCTCAACCATCATATGCTGAGCGAAGATAGTCATTCAGTGTTGCAAAAAACTGATTGCTGGCTGGAACGGATTGGTCAACTGAGTGAAGATGTCTGGGTATTGCGACAAGCAAATTCTTTGCGTGCAACTGTCGCATTGATGCAGGCGCGTCCTGAAACGACATTGGAATTATTGGACGGCGTCATCAAGCCGAGTATTGGTGATGAAATTCTGCTAGCTACCGCCCATGAACAACTGGGCGACCAAGAGGAAGCGATGCGTGTCATTCAAGTCATGATGTATCAAAACGTAATTCAACTTGTTGGCAGCAGTCCTCTCTATTTACGACTTTCCGCTTCAAATGAACAACTATTTAATGAAACCATCCACCGAATAGAAGGATTAATTGAGCTATATTCGATGCGGACACTCCATCCAAATGTGTGCTTGCAATTTTATTTTAGCGTAGCACAATGTGCAGCCCTTTCATCCAACCGAACGTTACTCTATCTATACTTAAAGAAGTATGTAGATGTATGTGTTCATGACCTATTTCCTTTTTCATTACGCGGTGATGAATACTTCGACTTGCTGGAAAGTTGGTTAAAACAATTGGATTTAGGCACAAACGCACCACGCAATACCGAAATTATCAAGCAATCCATACTAGAGTCGATGGATGCGCCATTCTTTGAGTCATTTAAACAAGACGATGAAATGCAGGAGTTACAACAAAGACTACGCTTTGGATTGGAGGGGTGTTCATGAATACAGATATGGCTTTACTAATAGAATACTTGCCATTTTTAATTCCACTCATTATTTTACAACTAGGTCTGGCTATCTTTTCAGCGATCCACGTCGTTCGTCATCCGCATTACCGCTTCGGAAATCTAGTAATGTGGTTGTTGATCGTTCTATTAGTGCAATTTATCGGACCGTTGATATATTTCGTTTTCGGAAGAGGTGATCACGATGGTCGTACAAATTAATGGAGTAACGAAGAGATTTGGGAACCATGAAGTGTTACGAGATATCCATCTCCATATCCCCGAACATACTATTTTTGGATTTGTCGGTGCCAATGGCTCGGGCAAGACGACACTGATGAAATGTATGCTCGGTTTGTTACCGCTCAATGCTGGGTCTATCACGATTGCAGGTGAACCCGTGACGTTCGGGGAAACCAAGTCCAATCAATATGTTGGCTACTTGCCGGACGTTCCTGAATTTTATCAATTCTATACCGCAACGCAGTATTTAGAGTTATGTGCAGTCATTACAAATATAGCTGAAAAAGAACGCCAAGAAAGAATTGCTGAATTACTTGAATTGGTAGGGTTAGCAGGAACTCATTCTTTAATTAGCACGTATTCAAGAGGAATGAAACAACGACTGGGAATCGCACAAGCATTACTAAACAAACCGAAACTTCTTATTTGCGATGAACCGACTTCCGCCCTGGACCCAGCTGGTCGTGCGCAAATTCTTTCTATTCTACAAAAGGCGAAAGCGGAAACAACGGTTTTCTTCTCCACGCATATCGTTTCTGACGCAGAACAAATCTGTGATCACGTCGCCATGTTACATGAAGGTACTATTATATTCCAAGATGAGTTGGCTCATCTGAAACAACAATCCACAGGACAATTCGTCTTTACTTTTTCCATATGTGCAGACGAAGTGATGGAACGCTTGCAACACACTGCCTTTGACATGAAGGTAGAGAACAACCAATTAATTGTAAGTTTACATGACGATAGTTCACAGATGGCTTTCATGCAAGCACTCATCAACCAAAATATCCTCATCCAATCGATGCATCCTCGAACACGTTTACTTGAGCAACTAGTATTGGAGGTGCTGGAATGAACCAGTGGCTCGGCTTTTTAAAGAAAGAATGGTTCGAAAGTGTAAAGTCGTATAAGCTATTGCTGATTATAGTCATTTTCTCGATTCTTGGTATATTGAACCCTTTCACGGCAAAAATCACTCCCCTTCTGTTTGAACAATTCATGCCTGAAGGTGCATTCGTCAATCTGCCTGAACCTAGCGCACTTGACTCTTGGATGCAATTCTATAAAAACGTTCCACAAATGGGATTGATCGTGTTTATTCTACTATTCAGTACGATGATGTCGAAGGAGCTGGAGAAAGGTACGCTAGTGATTTTGCTGACGAAAGGATTACGCCGCAGCACCGTCATTACGACAAAGTTCTTTATGGCACTTTGTTATTGGACGCTAGCTATCGCGCTGGCATTCACTATCACATACGCTTATACCGCTTATTACTGGGATCAAAGTCAACTGCACCATCTACTATTTGCAGCTAGTTGTCTTTATGTATTCGGCATACTTTTACTAGCGGTTACATTATGGGGCAACACTTTATTCGCGACGCCTTATGGCGGAACACTCGTCACATTACTTGTCGTGATTTTCTTATTTATTGTAGCTATATTTCCGAATTCAGCTAAATGGAATCCCCTTGAACTACTGACGGCTTCGCACAAACTATTAACTGGTGAACTGACACCATTAGACTTATGGATTCCTTATGCTATTACTTTGTTTATCGCAACCCTAGCCGTCTTACTGACTGTGTCGCATTTCAAGAGGAAATTGCTATGAAAGCGTTGACATCGAATTGAAAATCATGTAAATTACAAAAGGACGAACAATCCAACATGATTTTATAAAAACATTCGTTTATAGAGGTGATTGTAATGGAAACCGTATTTGACTATGAAGATATACAGCTAGTTCCAGCAAAATGTGTGGTAGAAAGCCGCTCAGAATGTGATACATCCGTTATGTTAGGTGGTCACACGTTTCGTTTACCGGTCGTTCCCGCTAACATGCAAACGATTATTGACGAAAAAATTGCGATTCAATTAGCAGAGGAAGGCTATTTCTATATAATGCATCGTTTCAATCCTGAAACACGAGTAGATTTCATCAAAGATATGCACGCTCGCGGTTTAATTGCGTCGATCAGTGTCGGTGTTAAAGAAGAAGAGTACGGATTCGTTGAGCAATTGGCGATTGATGCACAAGTTCCTGAATTCATCACCATCGATATCGCACACGGTCATTCCAATCAAGTCATCCGCATGATCCAGCATATCAAAAAGCATTTGCCGATGAGCTTTGTCATTGCAGGTAACGTTGGCACACCTGAAGCTGTACGTGAATTGGAGAATGCAGGTGCTGACGCAACGAAAGTCGGTATCGGGCCAGGGAAAGTATGCATTACGAAAATCAAGACAGGATTTGGCACAGGCGGTTGGCAACTAGCGGCTGTTCGCTTATGTGCAAAAGCTGCATCTAAACCAATTATCGCAGACGGCGGAATTCGCACACATGGCGACATCGCTAAATCTGTACGTTTTGGCGCAAGCATGGTCATGGTTGGCTCATTATTCGCAGGTCACGAGGAATCTCCCGGACAGACTGTGGAGCAAGATGGTCAATTATATAAGGAATATTTTGGTTCGGCTTCTGAATTCCAAAAAGGCGAAAAGAAGAATGTTGAGGGCAAAAAAATGTTCGTGGAATATAAGGGACCATTGAAAGACACATTGATTGAAATGGAGCAAGATCTTCAGTCTGCTATTTCCTATTCAGGCGGCAAGACATTAAGCTCGATCCGCACTGTTGACTATGTGATTGTAAAGAATTCTATTTTCAATGGCGATAAAGTATTTTAATTTATTTCAACCGATTGGATATTTTACTCCAATCGGTTTTTTCGTCTGTAATCTAGTAAGTTGAGTTT
It encodes the following:
- a CDS encoding helix-turn-helix domain-containing protein, whose product is MLRIGAVILQERKRLKITQDTLAAHCLVSKASVSKWEKGLSYPDITLLPQIASYFELTVDELLGYERQLSKEAIQTHYYEFAARFGKEPFSHVYTEVESQVKIYYHDPAFLLQMSILLLNHHMLSEDSHSVLQKTDCWLERIGQLSEDVWVLRQANSLRATVALMQARPETTLELLDGVIKPSIGDEILLATAHEQLGDQEEAMRVIQVMMYQNVIQLVGSSPLYLRLSASNEQLFNETIHRIEGLIELYSMRTLHPNVCLQFYFSVAQCAALSSNRTLLYLYLKKYVDVCVHDLFPFSLRGDEYFDLLESWLKQLDLGTNAPRNTEIIKQSILESMDAPFFESFKQDDEMQELQQRLRFGLEGCS
- a CDS encoding PLDc N-terminal domain-containing protein, producing the protein MNTDMALLIEYLPFLIPLIILQLGLAIFSAIHVVRHPHYRFGNLVMWLLIVLLVQFIGPLIYFVFGRGDHDGRTN
- a CDS encoding ABC transporter ATP-binding protein, whose amino-acid sequence is MVVQINGVTKRFGNHEVLRDIHLHIPEHTIFGFVGANGSGKTTLMKCMLGLLPLNAGSITIAGEPVTFGETKSNQYVGYLPDVPEFYQFYTATQYLELCAVITNIAEKERQERIAELLELVGLAGTHSLISTYSRGMKQRLGIAQALLNKPKLLICDEPTSALDPAGRAQILSILQKAKAETTVFFSTHIVSDAEQICDHVAMLHEGTIIFQDELAHLKQQSTGQFVFTFSICADEVMERLQHTAFDMKVENNQLIVSLHDDSSQMAFMQALINQNILIQSMHPRTRLLEQLVLEVLE
- a CDS encoding ABC transporter permease; its protein translation is MNQWLGFLKKEWFESVKSYKLLLIIVIFSILGILNPFTAKITPLLFEQFMPEGAFVNLPEPSALDSWMQFYKNVPQMGLIVFILLFSTMMSKELEKGTLVILLTKGLRRSTVITTKFFMALCYWTLAIALAFTITYAYTAYYWDQSQLHHLLFAASCLYVFGILLLAVTLWGNTLFATPYGGTLVTLLVVIFLFIVAIFPNSAKWNPLELLTASHKLLTGELTPLDLWIPYAITLFIATLAVLLTVSHFKRKLL
- the guaC gene encoding GMP reductase, whose protein sequence is METVFDYEDIQLVPAKCVVESRSECDTSVMLGGHTFRLPVVPANMQTIIDEKIAIQLAEEGYFYIMHRFNPETRVDFIKDMHARGLIASISVGVKEEEYGFVEQLAIDAQVPEFITIDIAHGHSNQVIRMIQHIKKHLPMSFVIAGNVGTPEAVRELENAGADATKVGIGPGKVCITKIKTGFGTGGWQLAAVRLCAKAASKPIIADGGIRTHGDIAKSVRFGASMVMVGSLFAGHEESPGQTVEQDGQLYKEYFGSASEFQKGEKKNVEGKKMFVEYKGPLKDTLIEMEQDLQSAISYSGGKTLSSIRTVDYVIVKNSIFNGDKVF